A genomic region of Salinibacterium sp. NK8237 contains the following coding sequences:
- a CDS encoding transcriptional regulator: MKHPRHQLDDAFLTPIRLSLMAALGPRNEIDFATLKKLLEVEDSALSKAISYLVDAGYAKALKGTVGNRPRTWVTSTASGYRAYQQHLLALRAITEQA, from the coding sequence ATGAAGCATCCCCGTCATCAGCTGGATGATGCGTTTCTCACTCCGATACGGCTATCGCTCATGGCCGCGCTCGGCCCCAGAAATGAGATCGACTTCGCGACGCTAAAAAAACTCCTCGAGGTCGAAGACTCTGCTCTCAGCAAAGCGATCAGCTATCTTGTGGATGCCGGCTACGCAAAAGCCCTCAAGGGCACGGTCGGTAATCGTCCGCGCACGTGGGTAACCTCGACGGCATCCGGGTATCGCGCGTATCAGCAACACCTGCTGGCACTCCGGGCAATCACAGAGCAGGCCTAA
- a CDS encoding YHYH protein, whose product MITRSITSRTALALSLGGILLLSACASGSANSTASTTSTSSAEPSAAASAIDIPNAWSGVIDATAIPLGDDRTSTSPAVDYLYSCKTDFSGRGPVNGGPWIDYDAGTWDSTTKATVEGEVSWPQAYYDEEVGHDTRTILTANLPTEQMTGTFPIADADPAKEFDRNPNEIDEKLVELTLTVAPAVADDPSCVAMGAVGVLKYGVYLYNAVDASGGDAVAHETQDLCDGHPDGGDYYHYHDVPSCLLAATAEAGSTLVGYALDGFGIYVERDSAGNLPTNADLDECHGHTSTVLFDGVEQEMYHYSATMEFPFTVGCYVGDPAPVPPHEH is encoded by the coding sequence ATGATTACTCGTTCGATAACCTCACGCACAGCACTCGCTCTGTCGCTGGGTGGAATTCTCCTTCTCTCGGCGTGCGCCTCAGGCTCCGCCAACTCCACGGCGTCGACTACTTCGACGTCAAGTGCCGAGCCGAGCGCCGCAGCGTCTGCGATCGACATCCCGAATGCCTGGTCTGGCGTCATTGATGCCACTGCCATCCCGCTCGGCGATGACCGCACCTCCACGTCCCCCGCTGTCGACTACCTGTACTCCTGCAAGACAGACTTCAGCGGGCGCGGGCCAGTAAACGGCGGACCGTGGATCGACTACGACGCCGGCACGTGGGATTCCACGACGAAGGCGACCGTTGAAGGCGAAGTCTCGTGGCCGCAGGCCTACTACGACGAGGAAGTCGGTCACGACACTCGCACCATCCTCACTGCGAACTTGCCGACCGAGCAGATGACGGGCACGTTCCCGATTGCAGACGCTGATCCGGCGAAAGAGTTTGACCGCAATCCCAATGAGATTGACGAGAAGCTTGTTGAACTCACTCTTACTGTCGCTCCCGCCGTTGCGGACGATCCGAGCTGTGTCGCGATGGGTGCCGTCGGGGTGCTGAAGTACGGCGTGTACCTCTATAACGCGGTGGATGCTTCGGGCGGGGACGCGGTCGCCCACGAGACCCAAGACCTCTGTGACGGGCATCCGGATGGCGGCGACTACTACCACTACCACGATGTGCCGTCGTGCCTGCTCGCCGCTACCGCCGAGGCCGGGTCAACGCTTGTCGGGTATGCCCTTGATGGGTTCGGGATTTATGTAGAGCGCGACTCTGCGGGAAACCTCCCGACCAACGCCGATCTCGACGAATGCCACGGCCACACCAGCACGGTGCTCTTCGACGGTGTCGAGCAAGAGATGTATCACTACAGCGCCACTATGGAGTTTCCGTTTACGGTCGGATGCTACGTTGGCGACCCTGCACCGGTGCCGCCACACGAGCACTGA